Proteins encoded together in one Lathyrus oleraceus cultivar Zhongwan6 chromosome 5, CAAS_Psat_ZW6_1.0, whole genome shotgun sequence window:
- the LOC127085945 gene encoding probable serine/threonine-protein kinase PBL26 — protein MSTETQTVVVIQDASRDVGLKAIEKVLKKLAVKAGDQLIIVAILNWFSSPMGYMVTVDSSYFISTNKKIIEENFSKRKNDYPMNRYINKLSKYCQINKIEFQLEVHAGPAPQVISEAATKFQPTTLILDRYIHRNMKNFMDRIPCGMYRITSDNSIEKLKDPKSIASKFSERQENVSYSEMIPGSEDDGVSLQMSKSSSTDLFTSGVSSTDASTSGVGCSEYVLQKYQPGEFFPEQEKQERQSLFHISENQESNQTEVNQKEIQIENDMEEDFTNPACSVCNNKRLKIGSKRDFSYLELYAATQGFSAKNFLSEGGFGSVYKGQLNGMIVAVKQHKSASFQGEKEFRSEVNVLRRARHENVVMLLGSCSEGNNRLLVYEYVCNGSLDQHLSEHSRSPLTWEDRIKVAIGAARGLLYLHKNNIIHRDVRPNNILVTHDNQPLIGDFGLARTHNKDLTHSTEVVGTWGYLAPEYAEYGKVSSRTDVYSFGVVLLQLITGMRTTDKRLGGRSLVGWARPLLRERNYPDLIDERIIDTHDYHQLFWMIRLAEKCLSKDPKKRLSMVAVVNALTDISEGNTCDIGTGDYSPSRSDSSYSESEFDENEEEESELLSTISESIEGNDNISQMRHMRLRQPPSPPIKSMCSSGSNSFQFSDESNSDHEAHNERDTEMPTYKIGLLNHS, from the exons ATGAGTACAGAAACTCAAACAGTAGTGGTGATCCAAGATGCATCAAGAGATGTTGGTTTAAAGGCAATAGAAAAGGTCCTCAAAAAGCTAGCAGTTAAAGCTGGAGATCAGCTTATAATTGTTGCTATCCTTAACTGGTTTAGCAGTCCTA TGGGCTACATGGTCACAGTTGATTCAAGTTATTTTATTTCCACAAACAAGAAAATTATTGAAGAAAACTTTAGCAAGAGAAAGAATGATTATCCGATGAATCGGTATATCAACAAGCTCTCTAAGTACTGTCAAATCAATAAG ATTGAATTCCAACTAGAAGTGCATGCAGGACCAGCTCCTCAGGTTATTTCTGAGGCTGCAACTAAATTTCAACCTACAACTTTGATACTTGATAG GTATATCCACAGGAACATGAAGAATTTCATGGATAGGATCCCTTGTGGTATGTATAGGATAACAAGTGATAACTCCATTGAAAAGCTGAAAGATCCAAAATCAATAGCTTCCAAGTTTTCTGAAAGGCAAGAAAATGTAAGCTATTCAGAGATGATACCGGGAAGTGAAGATGACGGAGTTTCTCTTCAGA TGTCGAAGTCTTCGTCTACTGATCTTTTCACGTCCGGAGTTTCAAGTACCGATGCATCTACTTCTGGCGTCGGATGTTCAGAATATGTCCTTCAAAAATACCAACCGGGAGAGTTTTTTCCGGAACAAGAAAAACAAGAGAGACAGTCACTATTTCATATTAGCGAAAATCAAGAATCGAACCAAACTGAAGTAAATCAAAAGGAGATACAAATTGAGAATGATATGGAAGAAGACTTTACAAATCCAGCTTGTTCTGTGTGCAACAATAAAAGACTGAAAATTGGATCGAAACGAGACTTCAGTTACTTGGAGCTCTACGCTGCTACGCAGGGGTTTTCTGCTAAGAACTTTCTGTCAGAAGGTGGGTTTGGATCAGTCTACAAAGGACAACTAAACGGAATGATAGTTGCGGTGAAGCAACATAAAAGTGCAAGCTTCCAAGGAGAGAAAGAGTTTAGGTCTGAAGTCAATGTACTTAGAAGAGCAAGACATGAAAATGTGGTTATGCTTTTAGGTTCATGTTCGGAAGGGAATAATAGGCTTCTTGTTTATGAATATGTATGCAATGGCTCACTCGATCAACATCTGTCCG AACACTCGAGATCACCTCTAACTTGGGAAGATAGGATCAAAGTAGCTATCGGAGCTGCCAGAGGCTTACTATACTTGCACAAAAATAACATCATACACAGAGATGTCAGACCAAATAATATCCTTGTAACACATGATAATCAACCATTG ATAGGAGATTTTGGACTAGCAAGAACTCACAACAAAGATTTAACACACTCAACAGAAGTTGTTGGTACCTGGGGGTATTTGGCACCAGAATATGCAGAATATGGCAAAGTGTCAAGTAGAACAGATGTATATTCTTTTGGAGTGGTTCTACTACAGCTTATCACTGGAATGAGAACAACAGACAAAAGACTTGGAGGAAGAAGCCTCGTTGGTTGG GCAAGGCCACTTTTAAGAGAAAGAAATTATCCAGATCTAATTGATGAAAGGATCATTGACACACATGATTACCATCAATTATTTTGGATGATACGCCTAGCTGAGAAATGTCTAAGCAAGGACCCTAAGAAAAGACTAAGCATGGTTGCG GTTGTTAATGCTTTGACCGACATTTCGGAAGGAAACACATGTGACATTGGAACAGGAGATTACTCACCTTCAAGGTCAGATTCATCTTATAGTGAATCAGAATTTGATGAAAATGAAGAGGAGGAAAGTGAGTTACTAAGCACGATTTCAGAATCCATAGAAGGAAATGATAACATTAGTCAGATGAGACATATGAGACTGAGGCAGCCACCATCTCCTCCAATTAAAAGCATGTGTTCAAGTGGCTCAAACTCATTTCAGTTTTCTGATGAATCAAATAGTGATCATGAAGCACATAATGAAAGGGATACAGAAATGCCAACATACAAAATTGGTTTACTCAACCACTCTTAG